A genomic region of Micromonospora sp. NBC_01796 contains the following coding sequences:
- a CDS encoding MDR family MFS transporter produces MTTTEQAVARPNIRVVLTGLMIAMMLAMLDNMIVSTALPRIVGEFGGLNHFTWVVTAYVLGTTVSTPIWGKLGDLYGRKAVFLTSIVIFLIGSALCGMAGSPMFGGAKDGMIQLIAFRAIQGLGAGGLMVGVMAIIGDLVPPRERGRYQGLMAGIMAIAMVAGPLVGGFITDNLSWRWAFYVNLPLGGLALIVLITRMHLPKYRTEHRIDWLGAALLSVGITAIVLITTWGGNEYDWTSPQILGLAALAVVTLAVFAVVERRVQEPILPLNLFTNRNFAVISAVGFLLGFAMFGAMNFLPLFQQTVQGASATNSGLLLLPLMFGMLVVSIIAGRMITKTGRYRIYPIIGGVAMTAGMALLMMIDVHTSKTVLSLYMVVLGVGMGFLMQTSMLIAQNSVEQKDLGAASGAATFFRSIGGSFGISLFGAVFANRLHDSLSDRLGAQAADQLTSGGGGGVDPAKLGDLAPNVRDGVLGGLADSISGVFTWAVFFAAAVAVLAWFIKEIPLRDSNAPTDGTPEEQAETALANAPVH; encoded by the coding sequence ATGACCACAACCGAGCAGGCGGTGGCACGACCGAACATCCGGGTCGTGCTCACCGGTCTCATGATCGCGATGATGCTCGCGATGCTCGACAACATGATCGTCAGCACCGCACTGCCCCGGATCGTGGGCGAGTTCGGCGGGCTGAACCACTTCACCTGGGTAGTGACGGCGTACGTGCTCGGCACCACCGTCTCGACGCCGATCTGGGGCAAGCTCGGCGACCTGTACGGCCGCAAGGCCGTCTTCCTCACCTCGATCGTGATCTTCCTGATCGGCTCCGCGCTCTGCGGCATGGCCGGCTCACCGATGTTCGGTGGCGCCAAGGACGGCATGATCCAGCTCATCGCGTTCCGGGCCATCCAGGGCCTCGGGGCCGGCGGTCTGATGGTCGGCGTGATGGCCATCATCGGTGACCTGGTGCCGCCCCGCGAGCGCGGTCGCTACCAGGGCCTGATGGCCGGCATCATGGCCATCGCCATGGTTGCCGGGCCGCTGGTCGGCGGCTTCATCACCGACAACCTCTCCTGGCGCTGGGCGTTCTACGTGAACCTGCCGCTGGGCGGCCTCGCGCTGATCGTGCTGATCACCCGGATGCACCTGCCGAAGTACCGCACCGAGCACCGGATCGACTGGCTCGGCGCGGCCCTGCTGTCGGTCGGCATCACCGCGATCGTGCTGATCACCACCTGGGGCGGCAACGAGTACGACTGGACCTCGCCGCAGATCCTCGGCCTCGCCGCACTGGCCGTGGTCACCCTGGCGGTCTTCGCCGTGGTGGAACGGCGGGTGCAGGAGCCGATCCTGCCGCTGAACCTCTTCACCAACCGCAACTTCGCGGTCATCTCGGCGGTCGGCTTCCTGCTCGGCTTCGCCATGTTCGGCGCGATGAACTTCCTGCCGCTGTTCCAGCAGACCGTGCAGGGTGCCTCGGCGACCAACAGCGGCCTGCTGCTGCTCCCGCTGATGTTCGGCATGCTGGTCGTCTCGATCATCGCCGGTCGGATGATCACCAAGACCGGTAGGTACCGGATCTACCCGATCATCGGCGGGGTCGCGATGACCGCCGGCATGGCGCTGCTGATGATGATCGACGTACACACCAGCAAGACCGTGCTGTCGCTCTACATGGTCGTACTCGGCGTCGGCATGGGCTTCCTGATGCAGACCTCGATGCTGATCGCACAGAACAGCGTCGAGCAGAAGGACCTCGGCGCGGCCAGCGGTGCGGCGACCTTCTTCCGGTCGATCGGTGGCTCGTTCGGCATCTCGCTGTTCGGCGCCGTGTTCGCCAACCGGCTGCACGACAGCCTCTCCGACCGGCTCGGTGCCCAGGCCGCGGACCAGCTCACCAGCGGCGGCGGGGGCGGGGTGGACCCGGCCAAGCTGGGCGACCTGGCGCCGAACGTACGCGACGGGGTGCTCGGCGGGCTGGCGGACTCGATCTCCGGCGTCTTCACCTGGGCGGTCTTCTTCGCCGCCGCGGTCGCGGTGCTCGCCTGGTTCATCAAGGAGATCCCGCTGCGCGACAGCAACGCCCCGACCGACGGAACCCCGGAGGAGCAGGCCGAGACGGCTCTGGCCAACGCCCCGGTGCACTGA
- a CDS encoding tetratricopeptide repeat protein, whose protein sequence is MDDPRLSAEGELALARLALDEGDLRHAAGHLAGALAYAPTMPEVHEVLARLAARSEGGVDLFPLDHHPFIGAVVARAHLLAATGKPDEGLELLAAATAHAPGADWAGVPWVSTPELPALLDPEQIARLLMQICAAVADPVDEDEREPLRPYLLLARHAIDTYPDHGLLLGAASALARRVGAIDQAVTWADAGARIMPSKLAEVWLGYAYRSAGRTAEALAALNRAVDHDPDDLSVYADIAGTLADHGRLDEALGWIDRALLRDPTFDCAVHTGHRLRYQRDGRLAHLVALADFRRDHPDDTHEHGDLAECCQGQPWLGQIPAAGEAVTNVLRQVLADEGPVRGGQLRLSGLEPPSAMRAVAAAVPGLAVEVAEVAAPDIREPRRSSARRLWSYQGTIAVPALPAPSPTAVDRIRQLAHPAWPHPPAAYDAAVGLATLEVDDLLGLLVHPPAPPATPLGRTLAEHDPTLWVRCVQVWACLGLLHHRTDEPWADSTRRRVLVDLVWGVEDWVTEAALCALVTAAWVDPAVRADVAAIAAERLADSVTVARQRPVSIARSLAQLVLATPEIDPDTRATARTILATETPAARPYRWLSRLWHHLRRPRP, encoded by the coding sequence ATGGACGACCCACGGCTGTCGGCCGAGGGGGAGTTGGCGTTGGCCCGACTGGCCCTGGACGAGGGCGACCTGCGGCACGCGGCCGGGCACCTCGCGGGCGCGCTCGCGTACGCGCCGACGATGCCCGAGGTGCACGAGGTCCTCGCCCGGCTGGCGGCCCGCAGCGAGGGCGGGGTGGACCTCTTCCCGCTCGACCACCACCCGTTCATCGGTGCCGTGGTGGCCCGCGCCCACCTGCTCGCCGCCACCGGCAAACCCGACGAGGGTCTCGAACTGCTCGCCGCCGCGACCGCGCACGCCCCGGGCGCCGACTGGGCCGGGGTGCCCTGGGTCAGCACCCCCGAACTGCCGGCCCTGCTCGACCCGGAGCAGATCGCCCGGCTGCTGATGCAGATCTGCGCCGCCGTCGCCGACCCGGTCGACGAGGACGAACGGGAGCCGCTGCGGCCGTACCTGTTGCTGGCCCGGCACGCGATCGACACGTACCCGGACCACGGCCTGCTGCTCGGCGCGGCGTCCGCGCTGGCCCGCCGGGTCGGGGCGATCGACCAGGCGGTGACCTGGGCGGACGCCGGGGCCCGGATCATGCCGTCGAAGCTCGCCGAGGTGTGGCTCGGTTACGCCTACCGCAGCGCCGGGCGCACCGCCGAGGCGCTCGCCGCGCTGAACCGGGCCGTCGACCACGACCCCGACGACCTCTCCGTGTACGCCGACATCGCCGGCACCCTGGCCGACCACGGGCGCCTGGACGAGGCACTCGGCTGGATCGACCGGGCCCTGCTGCGGGATCCCACCTTCGACTGCGCGGTGCACACCGGTCACCGGCTCCGCTACCAGCGCGACGGCCGCCTCGCACACCTGGTGGCGCTGGCCGACTTCCGCCGCGACCACCCGGACGACACCCACGAGCACGGCGACCTGGCCGAGTGCTGCCAGGGGCAGCCCTGGCTGGGGCAGATCCCGGCGGCCGGCGAGGCGGTCACCAACGTGCTCCGGCAGGTGCTGGCCGACGAGGGCCCGGTACGGGGCGGGCAGTTGCGGCTCAGCGGGCTGGAGCCGCCGAGCGCGATGCGGGCGGTGGCCGCTGCCGTACCGGGGTTGGCCGTGGAGGTGGCCGAGGTGGCCGCCCCGGACATCCGGGAGCCCCGACGGTCGTCGGCCCGACGGCTCTGGAGCTACCAGGGCACGATCGCCGTACCGGCGCTGCCGGCACCGTCACCCACCGCCGTCGACCGGATCCGCCAGCTCGCTCACCCGGCCTGGCCGCACCCGCCGGCCGCGTACGACGCCGCGGTCGGCCTGGCCACCCTGGAGGTCGACGACCTGCTCGGGCTCCTGGTGCACCCGCCCGCGCCACCGGCCACCCCGCTGGGCCGGACGTTGGCAGAACACGACCCGACCCTCTGGGTACGGTGCGTGCAGGTCTGGGCCTGCCTCGGGCTGCTGCACCACCGCACCGACGAACCGTGGGCCGACTCGACCCGGCGCCGGGTCCTGGTCGACCTGGTCTGGGGGGTCGAGGACTGGGTCACCGAGGCGGCGCTCTGCGCGCTGGTCACCGCGGCCTGGGTCGATCCGGCGGTCCGCGCCGACGTGGCCGCGATCGCCGCCGAACGGCTCGCCGACAGTGTCACCGTGGCCCGGCAGCGCCCCGTCTCGATCGCCCGCTCCCTGGCCCAACTGGTCCTGGCCACCCCCGAGATAGACCCGGACACCCGGGCCACCGCACGCACGATCCTGGCCACCGAGACCCCCGCCGCCCGCCCGTACCGCTGGCTGTCCCGGCTCTGGCACCACCTGCGCCGCCCCCGCCCCTGA
- a CDS encoding SIS domain-containing protein produces the protein MAADIAEQPAGFARLLEPAQADPIARIAAVIAERRPRHVVFTARGTSDHAALYAAYLTEIRLGLPAGLASPSAVTLFGARPDLSGALVIAVSQSGGSSDLAEVVRQARASGALTLAVTNAPDSPLTGVAELSIDVAAGHERAVAATKTYTAELFALLMLIEGVRAGNGVLPEEERAALAALPALAERTLADPTASQLATRYRFAARVVTTGRGYAYPTAREAALKLMETSYLPALAFSGADLLHGPLAMTDPDVPVLAVVGAGPGGTAMRDVLARVGERGADVVAIGPADVTGATARLVVPEVDERYAPLLDILPLQQLALALALARGEDPDAPRGLHKVTSTL, from the coding sequence ATGGCGGCCGACATCGCCGAGCAGCCGGCCGGTTTCGCGCGCCTGCTGGAGCCGGCGCAGGCCGACCCGATCGCCCGGATCGCCGCCGTCATCGCCGAACGCCGACCCCGGCACGTCGTGTTCACCGCCCGTGGCACCTCCGACCATGCCGCGCTCTACGCCGCGTACCTCACCGAGATCCGGCTCGGTCTGCCCGCCGGGCTCGCCTCGCCGAGCGCGGTCACCCTCTTCGGCGCCCGCCCCGACCTGTCCGGCGCGTTGGTCATCGCGGTCAGCCAGAGCGGCGGGTCGTCCGACCTGGCCGAGGTGGTGCGGCAGGCCCGTGCCTCCGGCGCGCTCACCCTCGCCGTGACCAACGCCCCCGACTCGCCGCTGACCGGAGTCGCCGAACTCTCGATCGACGTCGCCGCCGGACACGAGCGGGCCGTGGCCGCCACGAAGACGTACACCGCCGAGCTGTTCGCCCTGCTCATGCTCATCGAAGGGGTACGCGCCGGGAACGGCGTACTGCCCGAGGAGGAACGGGCCGCACTGGCCGCCCTGCCGGCACTCGCGGAACGTACGCTCGCCGACCCCACCGCGAGCCAGCTCGCCACCCGCTACCGGTTCGCCGCCCGGGTCGTCACCACCGGCCGGGGTTACGCCTACCCGACCGCCCGCGAGGCGGCGTTGAAGCTGATGGAGACCTCGTACCTGCCGGCACTCGCCTTCTCCGGTGCCGACCTGCTGCACGGCCCGCTCGCCATGACCGACCCGGACGTACCGGTGCTCGCGGTCGTCGGCGCCGGTCCCGGCGGGACGGCCATGCGGGACGTGCTGGCCCGGGTCGGCGAACGCGGGGCCGACGTGGTCGCGATCGGGCCGGCGGACGTCACCGGTGCCACCGCCCGGCTGGTCGTGCCGGAGGTCGACGAGCGGTACGCCCCACTGCTCGACATCCTGCCGTTGCAGCAGCTCGCGCTCGCACTCGCGCTGGCCCGGGGCGAGGACCCGGACGCACCGCGCGGCCTGCACAAGGTCACCTCCACCCTCTGA
- a CDS encoding sensor histidine kinase — protein MSTLRDLAEEHTLLRPADIDHLHRVAGDWQLLSDLSFADLLLWVPVDGDNDAFLCVAQVRPTTAPTAYQDDQVGRIVGGPEVAHLTIAYTQGRIWREGDPVWYGDTPARHEAIPVRLRAADGESGEVIAVVGRDTNLSTARTPSQLELNYLTTADDLAQMLADGTFPPPRHPGETTSAPRVGDGLVRLDASGKVTYASPNAQSAYRRLGFASHLVGEDLAALNTRLAADPLDGTEAGNRVLAALRGEAPARREIEARGATVLTRALPLMPAGVPIGALVLVRDMTEVRRRDRALITKDATIREIHHRVKNNLQTVAALLRLQARRVDIPAAKAALEESVRRVASIALVHETLAMSSDEAVEFDGIVDRVASAATEVAATEVAVRMRREGTFGVLPAEIATSLVMVLNELLLNAVEHGFPPPDEEGGMEEGAAEVVVSAHRFRKQLHVTVADNGQGLPADFDAASGGRLGLQIVRALATGELAGTIELRNRAEGGTEAVLVVPLGKR, from the coding sequence ATGTCCACGCTGCGCGACCTTGCCGAGGAGCACACGCTGCTCCGTCCGGCCGACATCGACCACCTGCACCGGGTCGCCGGCGACTGGCAGCTCCTCTCCGACCTCTCCTTCGCCGACCTGCTGCTCTGGGTCCCGGTGGACGGGGACAACGACGCCTTCCTCTGCGTGGCCCAGGTACGCCCGACCACCGCACCGACCGCGTACCAGGACGACCAGGTGGGGCGGATCGTCGGCGGGCCGGAGGTGGCCCACCTGACCATCGCGTACACCCAGGGGCGGATCTGGCGCGAGGGTGACCCGGTCTGGTACGGCGACACCCCGGCCCGGCACGAGGCGATCCCGGTCCGGCTCCGCGCCGCCGACGGTGAGTCGGGTGAGGTGATCGCGGTGGTGGGACGGGACACCAACCTCTCCACCGCCCGGACCCCGAGCCAACTGGAGCTGAACTACCTGACCACCGCCGACGACCTGGCCCAGATGCTCGCCGACGGCACCTTCCCGCCGCCCCGGCATCCGGGTGAGACCACCTCGGCACCCCGGGTCGGGGACGGGCTGGTCCGGCTCGACGCCAGCGGAAAGGTCACCTACGCAAGCCCGAACGCGCAGTCGGCGTACCGGCGGTTGGGTTTCGCCTCCCACCTGGTGGGGGAGGACCTGGCAGCCCTGAACACCCGGCTGGCCGCCGACCCGCTCGACGGCACCGAGGCGGGCAACCGGGTGCTGGCCGCACTGCGGGGCGAGGCACCGGCCCGCCGGGAGATCGAGGCGCGGGGTGCGACCGTACTGACCCGGGCGTTGCCGCTGATGCCCGCCGGGGTGCCGATCGGCGCGCTGGTCCTGGTCCGCGACATGACCGAGGTACGCCGCCGCGACCGGGCCCTGATCACCAAGGACGCCACCATCCGGGAGATCCACCACCGGGTGAAGAACAACCTCCAGACGGTCGCCGCCCTGTTGCGCCTGCAGGCCCGCCGGGTCGACATCCCGGCCGCCAAGGCGGCACTGGAGGAGTCCGTACGCCGGGTCGCCTCGATCGCCCTGGTGCACGAGACCCTGGCCATGTCCAGCGACGAGGCGGTGGAGTTCGACGGGATCGTCGACCGGGTCGCCTCCGCCGCCACCGAGGTCGCCGCGACCGAGGTGGCGGTACGGATGCGCCGGGAGGGCACGTTCGGCGTACTGCCGGCGGAGATCGCCACCTCGCTGGTGATGGTCCTCAACGAACTGCTGCTCAACGCGGTCGAACACGGCTTCCCCCCGCCCGACGAGGAGGGCGGGATGGAGGAGGGCGCGGCCGAGGTGGTGGTGTCGGCGCACCGGTTCCGCAAGCAGTTGCACGTGACCGTCGCCGACAACGGCCAGGGACTGCCCGCCGACTTCGACGCCGCCAGCGGCGGTCGCCTCGGCCTCCAGATCGTCCGCGCCCTGGCCACCGGCGAACTCGCCGGCACCATCGAACTGCGCAACCGCGCCGAGGGCGGCACCGAAGCCGTCCTGGTGGTCCCCCTCGGCAAACGTTGA
- a CDS encoding glycosyltransferase family 39 protein, protein MDRTRWLWPALLTLAITLVQIDRAPLWRDELATWSAASRPTGDLLRLAANIDGVAVAYYLLMHGWIELFGDSATALRLPAALSLAGAAALVAVLGGRLFGGRVGLVAGLLFAVLPSTSRYGQEARPYAPATLFAVLATLLLVRALDRPGWWRWTGYAAALVGLGLSHLLATSLVLGHAVAVLLAWREGHDRRLWRWPVALVPAILVLAPLARLGRDQQARQLNWVRPPTLTDLPDLPGDLLQNGTVGGLLVGLAAIGLVTRGRWGVVLGACVLLPAALLYVGGLVTPLWVPRYLLFTVPFACLLAAGTLAPLRLRWALPIVALAGLLGAPAQASLRRTHETPRSAPVDYPAATRIIGAHQQPGDGIVYSPRDPRAFLDIAVLYYLREHHPRDVLAVEGPVAAATLDTPECPRPATCLTAVNRVWLLTRGEHRSDPLAAATPAKATALRNTFRITQTWTVPGLTLTLLTR, encoded by the coding sequence TTGGACCGGACCCGGTGGCTCTGGCCGGCACTGCTGACCCTCGCGATCACCCTGGTCCAGATCGACCGCGCCCCGCTCTGGCGCGACGAACTCGCCACCTGGAGCGCCGCCTCCCGACCGACCGGTGACCTGCTCCGGCTGGCCGCCAACATCGACGGGGTCGCGGTCGCGTACTACCTGCTGATGCACGGCTGGATCGAACTCTTCGGCGACTCGGCGACCGCACTGCGACTGCCGGCCGCGCTCAGCCTGGCCGGCGCGGCGGCACTGGTCGCCGTACTCGGGGGGCGGCTGTTCGGTGGGCGGGTCGGGCTGGTCGCCGGGCTGCTCTTCGCCGTACTGCCGAGCACGTCGCGGTACGGCCAGGAAGCCCGCCCGTACGCCCCGGCCACCCTGTTCGCCGTACTCGCCACCCTGCTGCTGGTACGCGCCCTGGACCGCCCCGGCTGGTGGCGGTGGACCGGGTACGCCGCCGCGCTGGTCGGCCTGGGCCTGTCCCACCTGCTGGCGACGAGCCTGGTCCTCGGGCACGCCGTGGCGGTACTGCTCGCCTGGCGGGAGGGCCACGACCGCCGGCTGTGGCGGTGGCCGGTCGCCCTCGTACCGGCGATCCTGGTCCTGGCACCCCTGGCCCGGCTCGGCCGCGACCAGCAGGCGCGGCAACTGAACTGGGTACGGCCACCGACCCTCACCGACCTGCCCGACCTCCCCGGCGACCTGCTCCAGAACGGCACCGTCGGCGGCCTCCTGGTCGGACTGGCCGCGATCGGGCTGGTCACCCGGGGACGTTGGGGCGTGGTCCTCGGCGCCTGCGTCCTGCTCCCCGCCGCCCTGCTGTACGTCGGCGGCCTGGTCACCCCGCTCTGGGTGCCGCGCTACCTGCTCTTCACCGTCCCGTTCGCCTGCCTGCTCGCCGCCGGCACCCTGGCGCCGCTACGGCTGCGGTGGGCGCTGCCGATCGTCGCGCTCGCCGGACTGCTCGGCGCGCCGGCCCAGGCCAGCCTCCGCCGTACGCACGAGACGCCCCGTTCGGCGCCGGTGGACTACCCGGCCGCCACCCGGATCATCGGCGCCCACCAGCAACCCGGTGACGGGATCGTCTACTCCCCGCGTGACCCGCGTGCCTTCCTGGACATCGCGGTCCTGTACTACCTGCGCGAGCACCACCCGCGCGACGTGCTCGCGGTCGAGGGGCCGGTCGCCGCCGCCACCCTGGACACTCCCGAGTGCCCCCGACCGGCCACCTGCCTGACCGCCGTCAACCGGGTCTGGCTCCTCACCCGTGGCGAGCACCGATCCGACCCCCTGGCCGCCGCCACCCCCGCCAAGGCCACCGCCCTACGCAACACCTTCCGGATAACCCAAACCTGGACCGTCCCCGGCCTAACCCTCACCCTCCTGACCCGCTAA
- a CDS encoding nitrite/sulfite reductase, which yields MAVSSTPARPVTAPEQVTAAATRPARAPRRPRGEGQWALGHREPLNPNERSKKDDNPLNVRARIENIYAHRGFASIDPADLRGRFRWWGLYTQRKAGIDGGRTAVLEPHELEDEHFMLRVRIDGGQLSLEQLRTIADISTTYARDSADITDRQNIQLHWIRVEDMPEIWRRLEAVGLQTTEACGDCPRIVLGSPVAGVAEAEVIDPTPAIDEIVARYVGDPAYSNLPRKFKSSISWLADTPYEVNDISFLGVDHPEHGPGFDLWVGGGLSTNPMLAQRLGVWVPLAEVPDIWEGVVSIFRDYGYRRLRHRARLKFLVADWGVEKFREVLEKEYLGRTLLDGPAPELPEKPIDHIGVQRQRDGKFYVGAAPVVGRVSGSQLTALADLAAEHGSDRVRLTPYQKLLVLDVAEERTESLVTALRGIGLEARPSVWRRSTMACTGIEFCKLAIVETKARGQELVARLEERLRDFDADLSIHINGCPNACARTQTADIGLKGQIVVGPDGRQVEGYQIHLGGGLGMAQGQTAGFGRKLRGLKTTAEELPEYVERVARRYLAGRQQGEAFAQWVLRADEEELR from the coding sequence ATGGCGGTCAGCAGCACCCCGGCCCGGCCCGTTACCGCCCCCGAACAGGTGACCGCCGCCGCGACCCGGCCGGCACGGGCACCCCGCCGGCCACGCGGCGAGGGCCAGTGGGCGCTCGGCCACCGCGAGCCGCTCAACCCGAACGAGCGGTCGAAGAAGGACGACAACCCGCTCAACGTACGGGCCCGGATCGAGAACATCTACGCGCACCGGGGCTTCGCCTCGATCGACCCCGCCGACCTCCGTGGACGTTTCCGCTGGTGGGGGCTCTACACCCAGCGCAAGGCCGGCATCGACGGTGGTCGTACCGCCGTACTCGAACCGCACGAGCTCGAAGACGAGCACTTCATGCTCCGGGTCCGGATCGACGGCGGCCAACTCAGCCTGGAGCAACTGCGCACCATCGCCGACATCTCCACCACGTACGCCCGCGACAGCGCCGACATCACCGACCGGCAGAACATCCAGCTCCACTGGATCCGGGTCGAGGACATGCCGGAGATCTGGCGCCGGCTGGAAGCGGTCGGCCTCCAGACCACCGAGGCGTGCGGCGACTGCCCCCGGATCGTCCTCGGCAGCCCGGTCGCCGGAGTCGCCGAGGCCGAGGTGATCGACCCGACCCCGGCGATCGACGAGATCGTCGCCCGATACGTCGGTGACCCGGCCTACTCGAACCTGCCGCGCAAGTTCAAGTCCTCGATCTCCTGGCTGGCCGACACCCCGTACGAGGTCAACGACATCTCGTTCCTCGGCGTCGACCACCCCGAACACGGCCCCGGTTTCGACCTCTGGGTCGGCGGCGGCCTGAGCACCAACCCGATGCTGGCCCAGCGCCTCGGCGTCTGGGTGCCGCTGGCCGAGGTGCCGGACATCTGGGAGGGGGTCGTCTCGATCTTCCGGGACTACGGCTACCGCCGGCTGCGCCACCGCGCCCGGCTGAAGTTCCTCGTCGCCGACTGGGGCGTGGAGAAGTTCCGCGAGGTGCTGGAGAAGGAATACCTCGGCCGTACGCTGCTCGACGGTCCGGCCCCGGAGCTGCCGGAGAAGCCGATCGACCACATCGGGGTGCAGCGCCAGCGCGACGGAAAGTTCTACGTCGGCGCCGCCCCGGTCGTCGGGCGGGTGTCGGGCAGCCAGCTCACCGCCCTGGCCGACCTCGCCGCCGAGCACGGCAGCGACCGGGTACGGCTCACCCCGTACCAGAAGTTGTTGGTCCTCGACGTCGCCGAAGAGCGGACCGAATCGCTGGTCACGGCCCTGCGTGGGATCGGCCTGGAAGCCCGGCCGTCGGTCTGGCGGCGCAGCACGATGGCCTGCACCGGGATCGAGTTCTGCAAGCTCGCCATCGTCGAGACCAAGGCCCGTGGCCAGGAACTCGTGGCCCGGCTGGAGGAGCGGCTGCGCGACTTCGACGCCGACCTGTCCATCCACATCAACGGCTGCCCGAACGCCTGTGCCCGGACCCAGACCGCCGACATCGGACTCAAGGGCCAGATCGTCGTCGGACCCGACGGGCGCCAGGTCGAGGGCTACCAGATCCACCTCGGCGGCGGCCTGGGCATGGCCCAGGGGCAGACCGCCGGGTTCGGCCGCAAGCTGCGCGGCCTCAAGACCACGGCAGAGGAACTTCCGGAGTACGTCGAACGAGTGGCCCGCCGTTACCTGGCCGGGCGCCAGCAGGGCGAGGCGTTCGCCCAGTGGGTGCTCCGGGCCGACGAGGAGGAGCTGAGATGA